From Arcticibacter tournemirensis, one genomic window encodes:
- a CDS encoding protein-disulfide reductase DsbD N-terminal domain-containing protein, whose amino-acid sequence MKRIIFFVAFLFISAASFGQILKPVKWSYASKRINDKEAVLLLKATIEDGWHIYSQTVPKNGPQPTSFSFQASKAYQLNGKVLAAKPIVKHDPTFDMEVGYYKKSVVFQQKVKLTGNSPTVKGTLTYMVCNDKQCLPPEEVAFSIPVN is encoded by the coding sequence ATGAAAAGGATAATATTTTTTGTCGCATTCTTATTCATAAGTGCCGCATCATTCGGACAAATACTAAAGCCTGTAAAATGGTCTTATGCTTCAAAACGCATCAACGATAAAGAAGCTGTACTGCTTTTAAAGGCAACCATAGAAGACGGCTGGCATATCTATTCGCAGACGGTTCCTAAAAACGGTCCGCAGCCGACAAGTTTTTCGTTCCAAGCGTCGAAAGCCTACCAATTGAACGGAAAGGTATTGGCAGCTAAACCTATTGTAAAGCACGACCCGACTTTTGATATGGAAGTGGGTTACTACAAAAAATCTGTGGTGTTCCAGCAAAAGGTAAAACTAACAGGTAATTCGCCTACGGTAAAAGGTACGCTTACCTATATGGTTTGTAACGACAAACAATGCTTACCGCCTGAAGAAGTGGCGTTCAGCATTCCTGTAAATTAA
- a CDS encoding TolC family protein — translation MIKHIMATTLLWLAIVAALPLYAQQQQEYTLGSLWSKVEETYPGVGVKTSAIDAAKFNQRAVKGNMLPQVNAQAQNTYGTYEGSAGAFFPQAGFFNVSGSAVPLDGSSTAANTFGSAIVQWEVFSFGKLRKQNEAAGALYDKSVSDKDAYILNLKKILSERYITLLYNNAKLDWTANNAGRLDDIRKITSSLSASGLRPAADSLLASSSYVQALGENDKWNGFKNASLIKLLELYGNDSVNYTASASRFGNPAENNFNRVNSISPSHPILDALDKQSAYYTLSGEAQKRSSLPSINLLGGYAYRGTGINPNGTVSGAWINGFSNTTNNFLAGIGITWNLTSLHTNRMKGEQLFKEAESTKLLHSQYEQAMQADLSASQAKIIQQYEQLRKTKLAVQQSQDAYNMYLARYKSGLITLSELLQIRILLEQAENAHIEASRDYWMLLAYEAELTANFDFLFNNL, via the coding sequence ATGATAAAACATATTATGGCAACCACATTATTATGGTTAGCCATTGTTGCTGCGCTTCCACTATATGCACAGCAACAACAGGAATATACTTTAGGCAGCTTGTGGTCTAAAGTCGAAGAAACCTATCCCGGCGTTGGGGTAAAAACATCGGCGATAGATGCCGCAAAGTTCAACCAACGGGCGGTTAAGGGCAATATGCTCCCACAGGTAAACGCACAGGCACAGAATACCTACGGAACGTATGAGGGAAGCGCAGGAGCGTTTTTTCCGCAGGCAGGCTTTTTCAATGTTAGCGGTTCGGCAGTACCACTGGACGGTAGTTCTACGGCTGCCAATACTTTTGGCTCCGCCATTGTTCAATGGGAAGTATTTTCTTTCGGAAAGTTGCGCAAGCAGAACGAGGCTGCGGGTGCTTTATATGATAAATCGGTAAGTGATAAAGATGCTTACATACTCAACCTTAAAAAGATACTATCCGAAAGATACATTACACTTTTGTACAACAATGCCAAGCTGGACTGGACAGCGAATAACGCAGGACGTTTGGATGATATTCGCAAAATAACTTCGAGCTTATCCGCTTCGGGTTTAAGACCGGCAGCAGACAGCCTGCTTGCTTCCTCATCCTATGTACAGGCATTGGGCGAAAATGATAAATGGAATGGATTTAAAAATGCTTCCCTTATCAAATTGCTGGAATTGTACGGTAATGACAGCGTTAATTATACTGCATCTGCCAGCCGCTTCGGTAATCCCGCAGAAAATAATTTCAATAGAGTAAATAGTATAAGCCCATCGCATCCAATTTTAGATGCTTTGGATAAACAATCAGCCTATTATACGTTAAGCGGCGAAGCACAGAAAAGGTCATCCTTGCCATCCATTAACCTGTTAGGCGGTTACGCTTATCGGGGTACAGGTATCAACCCTAACGGAACAGTATCGGGAGCGTGGATAAACGGGTTCAGCAATACGACCAATAACTTTTTGGCGGGCATTGGTATTACGTGGAATTTGACGAGCCTGCATACCAACCGTATGAAAGGGGAACAATTGTTCAAAGAAGCGGAAAGTACCAAATTGCTGCATTCACAATACGAACAGGCAATGCAGGCAGATCTATCTGCTTCGCAGGCAAAAATCATTCAGCAGTACGAACAACTCAGGAAAACGAAACTTGCTGTACAGCAATCGCAGGACGCTTACAATATGTATCTGGCAAGGTACAAAAGCGGTCTGATCACTTTAAGCGAATTATTACAGATACGCATTTTGCTGGAACAGGCAGAGAATGCCCACATAGAGGCTTCCCGTGATTATTGGATGCTCCTTGCTTACGAGGCGGAACTGACCGCCAACTTCGATTTCTTGTTTAACAATCTTTAA
- a CDS encoding TlpA family protein disulfide reductase yields the protein MKTQFRNLAVRSGIFIITAISLAACGNTDKNKENKVESGNTPTEEVATTEAPAPAASDISFKDKSGKTVLLSSLKGNVVFINFWATWCPPCIHEMPSINKLKQSFKDNDDIAFLMVDVDNKIEKSTAFMKDKGYDLPVYVPAGDIPQDYLGSAIPTTVILDKSGDMIARMEGGRDYTSPEIIKALNELVESN from the coding sequence ATGAAAACGCAGTTTAGAAATTTGGCAGTTCGTTCCGGGATTTTCATTATTACAGCTATCTCGCTGGCAGCTTGTGGAAATACGGATAAGAACAAAGAGAACAAGGTAGAAAGCGGAAATACCCCGACGGAAGAAGTTGCAACAACGGAAGCCCCTGCTCCGGCAGCTTCGGATATTTCTTTTAAGGACAAAAGCGGTAAAACGGTATTGTTAAGTTCCTTAAAAGGCAACGTGGTATTCATCAACTTTTGGGCTACGTGGTGTCCGCCCTGCATCCACGAAATGCCCTCTATAAACAAACTCAAACAGTCTTTTAAAGATAATGATGATATCGCGTTTTTAATGGTGGACGTGGATAACAAGATAGAGAAGTCCACTGCCTTTATGAAAGATAAAGGATATGATTTGCCTGTTTATGTTCCGGCAGGAGATATACCCCAAGACTATTTAGGCAGTGCTATCCCGACTACGGTTATACTCGATAAAAGCGGAGATATGATAGCCCGTATGGAGGGCGGCAGGGATTATACAAGCCCCGAAATTATCAAAGCCCTGAATGAATTGGTAGAAAGTAACTAA
- a CDS encoding efflux RND transporter periplasmic adaptor subunit, protein MYQSISINKKSGIGLAMAAVLTMVFASCSNKTEEKGQGQKKQEVKAVNYPAKPVQFINPEYEISVPAELKPYEQVAVYAKVTGFVKRMYVDRGDRVRRGQLLAVLEAPEMNQQYLSDKSTEQKVYSDYLYAKQAYDRLVTASKTTGAVADIELDRAKSAMQSAKSAYDASKAGTAHSSQLQQYLRITAPFDGVITDRNVSVGALAGTGSNTPLFMMAQSNKLRLTLSLPEKHASSVKQGMPATFTISSQPGKTFNAVLSRTSGLLDQQDRSLTLEFDVSNPSGELQGGDYAQVKLKLQRKNPTYWVQSKSVLNTQSGTYVLTLNDNEVKRIAVSEGVRLDTLTEVFGNLSQQDKIIVKPSEEIKEGRIKK, encoded by the coding sequence ATGTATCAAAGCATTTCAATAAATAAAAAATCAGGTATAGGACTGGCAATGGCGGCAGTGCTGACAATGGTTTTCGCTTCCTGTTCAAATAAAACGGAAGAAAAAGGACAGGGGCAAAAAAAGCAGGAAGTAAAGGCTGTTAACTATCCTGCCAAACCTGTGCAGTTCATCAATCCCGAATACGAAATATCTGTACCCGCAGAATTGAAACCGTATGAGCAGGTAGCCGTTTATGCAAAGGTTACAGGTTTTGTAAAACGAATGTACGTAGACAGAGGGGATCGTGTGCGTAGAGGTCAGCTTTTGGCGGTGCTGGAAGCTCCCGAAATGAACCAGCAATATCTTTCTGATAAGTCCACGGAGCAAAAGGTATATAGTGATTACCTATACGCAAAACAGGCTTATGACAGATTGGTAACCGCTTCCAAAACAACGGGAGCGGTAGCAGATATTGAGCTGGACAGGGCAAAAAGCGCAATGCAAAGTGCCAAATCAGCTTATGATGCTTCTAAAGCAGGTACGGCGCATTCTTCGCAATTGCAGCAGTATCTCCGCATTACAGCACCGTTTGACGGTGTGATTACCGACAGGAATGTTTCGGTTGGTGCATTGGCAGGAACTGGAAGCAATACGCCCTTATTTATGATGGCTCAAAGCAATAAGCTAAGATTAACCTTATCATTGCCTGAAAAACACGCTTCATCTGTAAAGCAGGGTATGCCTGCTACATTTACAATCAGCTCACAGCCCGGCAAAACATTCAATGCCGTTCTTTCCCGTACATCGGGCTTGCTCGACCAGCAAGACCGTTCCCTTACATTGGAGTTTGATGTGAGCAATCCGTCCGGCGAATTACAGGGTGGCGACTATGCACAGGTAAAGCTAAAATTACAGCGCAAAAATCCTACTTATTGGGTTCAGAGCAAAAGCGTGTTGAACACACAGTCGGGAACGTATGTACTGACCTTAAACGACAATGAGGTAAAACGTATAGCTGTAAGTGAGGGCGTTCGTTTGGATACGCTGACCGAAGTGTTCGGTAATCTTTCTCAACAGGATAAAATTATTGTAAAGCCTTCGGAAGAAATCAAAGAGGGCAGAATTAAAAAATAG
- a CDS encoding TlpA family protein disulfide reductase, with protein MLNNKEVSKKKPPASKWQYIKKNAFTIVMVIFVGIMFVSPDAKSFVLRQLMATGLFNASMDKKDAATASQANTDFDFTDEKGNVQNTASLRGKVVFINFWASWCPPCRAEFPSIETLYTQFKNNPDMVFLTINEDNDPAAGKAYLEKEKFSVPMYQSNGNVPAEIYSGSLPTTVVLDKKGKVRLHHAGFANYASDKFVKQIEELINE; from the coding sequence ATGCTGAACAATAAAGAGGTTTCCAAAAAAAAACCGCCTGCCAGTAAATGGCAGTACATCAAGAAAAATGCCTTTACCATTGTAATGGTCATTTTTGTAGGAATAATGTTTGTCAGCCCCGATGCAAAATCATTCGTGCTGCGGCAGCTAATGGCAACAGGGCTTTTTAATGCAAGTATGGATAAAAAGGATGCGGCTACGGCGAGCCAGGCGAACACGGATTTTGACTTTACGGATGAAAAAGGCAATGTACAAAATACCGCATCATTAAGAGGTAAAGTTGTGTTTATCAATTTTTGGGCATCGTGGTGTCCGCCTTGCAGGGCTGAATTTCCCTCAATCGAAACACTTTATACCCAATTCAAAAACAACCCTGATATGGTCTTTCTGACCATCAACGAAGACAATGACCCCGCAGCAGGAAAGGCGTATTTGGAAAAAGAGAAATTTTCAGTCCCGATGTATCAATCCAATGGTAATGTTCCGGCAGAAATTTACTCTGGTTCATTGCCTACTACCGTTGTATTGGATAAAAAAGGAAAAGTCAGATTGCACCACGCAGGATTTGCCAATTACGCCTCAGACAAGTTCGTAAAGCAGATAGAAGAGTTAATAAATGAATAA
- a CDS encoding protein-disulfide reductase DsbD family protein: MRLIAKILIVLFISGLMAVTANAQTDSLVSYDDVEFTEITEQQPVQQDSIEASKEPETSLTQENGTTLQKNEPATNKGSLWAIFIAGFIGGFAALLMPCIFPMLPLTVSFFTKSGHTKGRAVMQAMMYGLSIILIYVLLGILITVIFGADALNSLSTNGIFNFAFFVLLVVFAFSFFGAFELSLPASLANKLDRKADRGGLLGLFFMAATLAVVSFSCTGPIIGTLLVQAATMGELLGPAIGMLGFALALAIPFTLFAMFPSLLKSLPSSGGWLNSVKITLGFLELALALKFLSNVDLAYHWNWFDREVFLALWIIIFGYLGFYLLGKLRFPGDSPAVDISLPRMVLSMVVLAFTLYMVPGLWGAPLKSISAFLPPQATQDFDLYTSSLGRTQASYSTDGKAHKYSDIFHAPLNLNVFFDYDEGMEYAKKAGKPVMLDFTGHACVNCRKMEASVWSDKDVLRLLNEELVIIQLYVDDKTALPEAEQFVSSFSGKNIRTIGNKWSDFQASKYNANSQPFYVLLNPANEEILVNPIGADYDPKSYYSFLQSAIDRYKNKK, translated from the coding sequence ATGAGATTAATAGCGAAAATATTAATTGTACTATTCATCAGTGGTTTGATGGCTGTTACTGCAAATGCGCAGACGGACAGTCTTGTATCCTATGATGATGTGGAGTTTACGGAAATAACGGAGCAGCAGCCTGTTCAGCAGGACAGTATCGAAGCATCAAAAGAGCCGGAAACTTCGTTAACACAAGAAAACGGGACTACCTTGCAAAAGAATGAACCCGCAACGAATAAAGGTTCATTATGGGCAATTTTCATTGCGGGTTTTATTGGCGGCTTTGCAGCATTGCTGATGCCCTGTATTTTCCCGATGCTGCCCTTAACGGTAAGTTTCTTTACCAAAAGCGGGCATACCAAAGGCAGAGCCGTAATGCAAGCAATGATGTATGGCTTATCCATCATACTCATTTACGTGTTATTAGGCATTTTGATAACGGTTATTTTCGGGGCGGATGCGCTTAACAGCCTTTCCACAAACGGGATTTTTAATTTTGCTTTCTTCGTTCTTTTGGTGGTTTTCGCCTTTTCATTTTTCGGTGCGTTTGAACTTTCTTTGCCCGCTTCGCTTGCAAACAAGTTAGACCGTAAGGCTGACCGAGGCGGTTTGTTGGGGCTTTTCTTTATGGCGGCAACATTAGCGGTCGTGTCATTTTCCTGTACGGGTCCGATTATCGGAACCTTGCTGGTACAGGCTGCCACAATGGGCGAACTTTTAGGTCCCGCCATCGGGATGCTCGGCTTTGCATTGGCTTTGGCAATACCGTTTACACTTTTTGCAATGTTCCCAAGCCTTTTAAAAAGCCTGCCGTCTTCGGGAGGCTGGCTGAACAGCGTTAAGATTACGCTCGGCTTTTTGGAACTGGCTCTTGCACTGAAATTTTTAAGCAACGTTGACCTTGCCTATCATTGGAATTGGTTTGACAGGGAGGTCTTTTTAGCACTATGGATTATTATTTTCGGGTATTTGGGCTTTTACTTATTGGGCAAGCTACGCTTTCCCGGCGATAGTCCTGCGGTAGATATAAGCCTGCCAAGAATGGTGCTGTCAATGGTGGTGCTTGCATTTACCCTGTATATGGTTCCGGGATTATGGGGCGCACCCCTTAAATCCATTTCAGCATTTTTACCCCCACAGGCTACACAGGATTTTGACCTTTATACTTCGTCATTAGGCAGAACACAAGCAAGCTATTCAACGGATGGCAAAGCCCATAAATATTCCGATATATTCCACGCTCCGTTAAACCTGAACGTATTTTTTGATTACGACGAGGGAATGGAATATGCTAAAAAAGCAGGCAAGCCTGTGATGCTCGATTTTACAGGACACGCCTGCGTGAACTGCCGTAAGATGGAAGCATCGGTATGGTCAGACAAAGATGTACTCCGGCTATTGAACGAAGAGTTGGTTATCATACAGCTTTATGTGGATGACAAGACCGCCTTACCGGAGGCAGAGCAATTTGTATCATCGTTCAGTGGTAAAAATATACGCACCATAGGTAATAAATGGAGCGATTTTCAGGCGAGTAAATACAACGCCAATTCGCAACCCTTTTATGTGCTTTTAAACCCCGCCAACGAAGAAATTTTGGTAAACCCTATCGGAGCAGATTATGACCCGAAAAGCTATTACAGCTTTTTGCAATCTGCGATAGACCGATACAAGAATAAAAAATAG
- a CDS encoding efflux RND transporter permease subunit, which produces MNLIRFALRKPIAIMVAVLTIAFFSYNTVKKINVDIFPEVELPAIYIAMPYGGLSPAYMDGFMANEFQKVLLFVSGVKNIDFKSVQGLTLMKLTFYPGTDMAQAAGEVSTFTNRAMGFLPPGAVPPMVVRFDGSSLPVGQLVFESEQRSVNELQTLAITKIRPMFTEILGITSPAPFGGNIRSIIVNINPEAMQASGLSPEEITAAITKNSLPSPAGNIRIGDENLMAPINSIAKNPEEFLNTPVKTSDNRTIYVRDVASVLDGADQTVGYAVVNGKRSVYLPIIKKADASTLDAVKNLKASIPMLKSQLPEDVDVRYEFDQSTYIERSLSNLIHEGILGAVFTGLVILLFLGDTRGAIIVVLTIPIAILSAVTALHLFGQTINIMTLSGLALSIGILVDEATVTIENIHQHMEMGKSKQRAIVDALLEISIPKLLILLCILAVLTPAFIMTGIPKDMFMPLSMAVAFAMVASFLASQTFVPILANWMMKNKHNDEANTPRKRAFFDKFRVNYSYRMRKWSTKATPLFIGYVLVAGLVTALLLNVVGTDVMPVSNNGDFQLRLQAPQGSRLEKTEQLVRDVTDDIREIIPENGIKLTSAFVGTHAAGTPINPIFLFTSASHEAVLQVSVNQDVYEGSMEELKENIRKKIAEKHPDVAFNFEPMELTEKIMGQGAMTPIEVKVGANQIKGAFAHASKIEANLKKVPYLRDVRIAEAIAYPTLEIDVNRDLAGQFGLTMQDVTRSLVAATSSTRYTDKNLWIDPKSGLVFQTQVQIPEAIMQSEEKLRSLPLKKGSLRPVLEDVATIRKVTSPAQVNRKGPNRYVTVVANVYGKDLGTASKAVKQAIKDAGEPPRGTNVWTEGTLQLLDDTLGSLLAGLGVAIIAIFLMLSAYYQSFKVPLIILSVLPAVIAGSLIILFITGSTLNLQSYMGIIMSLGVSVSNAVLLVNQAEFYRKKLGLKPKNAARLAASSRLRPVIMTAAAMLAGMLPMAMGLGDGAEQVAPLGRAVIGGLIASTVTILLLVPHFFSSLLSRTKVISPSLDPDDCESRYYKEPSAQQTIS; this is translated from the coding sequence ATGAACCTGATAAGATTTGCGTTAAGGAAACCGATTGCTATTATGGTAGCAGTGCTTACGATAGCTTTCTTTTCCTATAACACAGTAAAAAAAATAAACGTAGATATATTCCCCGAAGTGGAATTGCCTGCGATATATATTGCTATGCCTTATGGTGGTTTGTCGCCAGCCTATATGGACGGGTTTATGGCAAATGAATTCCAAAAGGTACTCCTGTTTGTAAGCGGTGTAAAGAACATCGACTTCAAAAGCGTACAGGGATTAACACTGATGAAGCTAACATTTTATCCCGGAACGGATATGGCACAGGCAGCCGGAGAGGTTTCTACCTTTACCAACCGGGCAATGGGCTTCCTGCCGCCCGGAGCCGTACCGCCAATGGTAGTACGGTTTGATGGTAGCTCACTCCCTGTTGGACAATTGGTATTTGAAAGTGAGCAGCGTTCGGTAAACGAATTGCAGACACTCGCCATTACGAAAATCAGACCGATGTTTACCGAAATTCTCGGTATCACTTCTCCAGCACCGTTTGGGGGTAATATCCGTTCGATAATTGTAAACATCAATCCCGAAGCAATGCAGGCGAGCGGGCTAAGCCCCGAAGAAATAACAGCCGCCATTACTAAAAACAGTCTTCCTTCGCCTGCCGGAAATATCCGCATAGGCGATGAAAATTTGATGGCTCCGATTAACTCCATTGCCAAAAATCCCGAAGAATTTTTGAACACGCCTGTAAAAACAAGTGATAACCGAACTATTTATGTGCGTGATGTGGCAAGCGTGTTGGACGGTGCAGATCAGACCGTAGGTTATGCGGTGGTTAATGGCAAAAGGTCGGTTTACCTGCCTATCATCAAAAAAGCAGATGCCTCCACTTTAGATGCCGTAAAGAACTTAAAGGCTTCTATACCGATGCTCAAAAGCCAGTTGCCTGAAGATGTTGATGTCCGTTACGAATTTGACCAATCGACCTACATCGAACGTTCGCTTTCCAACCTGATACACGAGGGCATATTGGGAGCAGTTTTCACAGGCTTAGTGATATTGCTGTTTTTAGGCGATACTCGGGGAGCGATTATTGTGGTACTGACTATCCCGATTGCTATCCTATCAGCCGTTACAGCACTGCATCTTTTCGGGCAAACCATTAATATTATGACATTGAGCGGGCTTGCCCTTTCCATCGGTATCCTGGTCGATGAAGCCACGGTAACGATAGAGAACATACACCAGCATATGGAAATGGGCAAATCCAAACAGCGGGCAATCGTAGATGCCTTGCTCGAAATCTCTATTCCTAAATTACTGATATTGCTCTGTATCCTTGCGGTACTTACACCTGCCTTTATTATGACAGGTATTCCGAAAGATATGTTTATGCCTTTGTCTATGGCAGTGGCATTTGCAATGGTCGCTTCCTTTTTGGCTTCGCAAACGTTTGTGCCGATTTTGGCAAACTGGATGATGAAGAACAAGCATAATGATGAAGCCAACACACCAAGAAAACGGGCATTCTTTGACAAGTTCCGTGTCAACTATTCCTACCGGATGCGTAAATGGTCAACAAAGGCAACCCCGCTTTTTATAGGATATGTTTTGGTTGCAGGATTGGTTACTGCTTTATTGCTTAACGTAGTGGGTACAGACGTAATGCCTGTTTCCAATAACGGCGATTTTCAGCTACGACTGCAAGCCCCGCAGGGAAGCAGGCTCGAAAAAACAGAGCAGCTTGTAAGAGATGTTACTGATGATATTCGTGAGATAATCCCTGAAAACGGCATCAAACTAACTTCCGCATTTGTAGGAACACACGCCGCAGGAACGCCTATCAACCCGATATTCCTATTTACAAGTGCTTCACACGAAGCAGTATTGCAGGTATCGGTCAATCAGGATGTGTATGAGGGTTCTATGGAAGAACTGAAAGAAAACATACGGAAAAAGATTGCCGAAAAGCATCCGGATGTCGCTTTCAATTTTGAGCCGATGGAGCTTACCGAAAAGATTATGGGACAGGGTGCAATGACACCTATCGAAGTAAAAGTAGGAGCCAATCAGATAAAAGGAGCATTTGCGCACGCATCAAAGATTGAAGCCAATCTTAAAAAAGTGCCTTACCTGCGTGATGTCCGCATTGCCGAAGCTATCGCTTATCCTACATTGGAAATAGATGTAAACCGTGACCTTGCGGGGCAGTTCGGGCTTACAATGCAGGATGTTACCCGAAGCCTTGTTGCCGCTACTTCTTCAACAAGATATACCGATAAGAACCTGTGGATAGACCCGAAATCGGGATTGGTATTCCAAACACAAGTGCAGATACCTGAAGCAATTATGCAATCCGAAGAAAAGCTGCGGTCGCTTCCGCTCAAAAAAGGAAGCCTTCGCCCTGTGTTGGAAGATGTGGCGACCATACGCAAAGTTACATCGCCTGCACAGGTAAACCGTAAGGGACCGAACCGCTACGTTACCGTAGTTGCCAATGTATATGGTAAAGATTTGGGTACAGCTTCCAAAGCGGTTAAGCAAGCCATTAAAGATGCCGGGGAACCGCCACGTGGTACAAACGTTTGGACGGAGGGAACATTACAATTATTGGATGATACATTAGGAAGCCTGTTAGCTGGTTTGGGCGTAGCCATTATTGCCATATTCCTGATGCTTTCGGCTTATTACCAATCGTTCAAAGTACCGTTGATTATACTTTCTGTTTTACCTGCCGTAATTGCCGGAAGTCTGATTATCCTTTTCATTACCGGAAGTACACTTAACCTGCAATCGTATATGGGTATCATTATGTCGCTCGGTGTATCGGTGTCCAATGCGGTATTATTGGTTAATCAGGCAGAGTTCTACCGCAAGAAATTAGGATTAAAACCGAAGAATGCTGCAAGGCTTGCCGCTTCATCCAGGTTAAGACCTGTAATAATGACTGCCGCAGCTATGTTGGCGGGTATGTTGCCAATGGCAATGGGCTTAGGCGATGGAGCCGAGCAGGTAGCACCATTGGGCAGAGCCGTTATCGGGGGGCTTATCGCTTCTACGGTAACTATCCTTTTGTTGGTTCCGCATTTCTTCTCTTCCCTGCTGTCGAGAACTAAAGTGATTAGCCCGTCATTAGACCCTGATGATTGCGAAAGCAGATATTACAAGGAGCCATCGGCACAACAAACTATATCATAA
- a CDS encoding TlpA family protein disulfide reductase produces MKLNIKKIALLPLIAITGWAYAAINNNGIDGSMNKNQNTNGEKPLVSNAQPTPDLKFKDENGKTISLHSLKGKVVFINLWATWCPPCIHEMPSINDLRKTFKDNKDLVFLMVDVDGKIEKSKEWMKNKKFDLPVHVPDGDIPRELFTGSIPTTIIVDKQNNIIGRQVGGADYSSKEVIDLMTKLLNEK; encoded by the coding sequence ATGAAGTTGAACATAAAAAAAATAGCCCTGCTCCCGCTAATAGCGATTACGGGATGGGCATACGCAGCAATCAATAACAATGGTATTGATGGAAGTATGAATAAAAATCAAAACACTAATGGCGAAAAGCCATTAGTGTCAAATGCGCAACCAACGCCTGATTTAAAGTTCAAGGACGAAAACGGAAAAACCATTTCGTTACACTCCTTAAAGGGCAAGGTTGTCTTTATCAATCTTTGGGCAACGTGGTGTCCGCCGTGTATTCACGAAATGCCCTCTATTAACGACCTGCGGAAGACCTTTAAGGATAACAAGGATCTGGTATTCCTGATGGTCGATGTGGACGGGAAAATAGAAAAGTCAAAAGAGTGGATGAAAAACAAAAAATTTGACCTCCCAGTACACGTTCCCGACGGCGACATACCCCGTGAACTATTTACAGGTTCTATCCCGACCACCATTATTGTAGATAAGCAAAACAACATCATCGGCAGGCAGGTGGGCGGCGCAGACTATTCGTCTAAAGAAGTCATTGACCTGATGACGAAACTTTTAAACGAAAAATAG
- a CDS encoding DNA alkylation repair protein: MQWRTGDTLIGISTVKIYGVKTAVVSKIGKSYFTSLKEKPKLEIFNLCEELWLSGYMEESFIACNWSYYLHKTYEPGDFAIFSRWIDLYVSNWASCDTLCNHTVGTFIEMYPDYIHSLKQWAESPNRWMRRAAAVSLIIPARRGKFLNEIFEIAEILLLDGDDLVQKGYGWMLKAASESYQKEVFEYVTKHKAVMPRTALRYAIEKMPAELKAIAMQK; this comes from the coding sequence TTGCAGTGGCGAACGGGGGACACTTTAATTGGTATATCCACAGTTAAAATTTATGGTGTAAAAACAGCGGTAGTAAGTAAAATAGGAAAAAGCTACTTCACCAGCCTTAAAGAGAAGCCTAAATTGGAGATATTTAACCTCTGTGAAGAATTGTGGCTTTCGGGTTATATGGAAGAATCATTCATTGCCTGCAACTGGTCGTATTATCTACATAAGACATATGAGCCTGGGGACTTTGCAATATTCAGCCGCTGGATAGATTTGTATGTAAGCAACTGGGCGTCATGCGATACCTTATGCAATCATACAGTAGGGACGTTTATTGAAATGTATCCTGATTATATTCATTCTTTAAAACAATGGGCAGAATCGCCCAATCGCTGGATGCGACGTGCGGCGGCAGTATCGCTCATTATACCGGCCCGCCGGGGCAAATTTCTGAATGAGATTTTTGAAATAGCGGAAATTCTTCTTTTGGATGGCGACGATCTTGTACAGAAGGGTTATGGGTGGATGCTTAAAGCTGCGAGTGAATCATATCAAAAAGAGGTTTTCGAGTACGTTACTAAACATAAGGCGGTCATGCCCCGAACAGCTTTAAGGTATGCTATTGAAAAAATGCCTGCGGAGCTAAAGGCTATTGCTATGCAAAAGTAA